The following DNA comes from Nicotiana sylvestris chromosome 10, ASM39365v2, whole genome shotgun sequence.
TAGCCACAATGCATACTaccctccttttaatataatatagatactagtattagtacccgcgcgatgcgcagATAATTAAAAAGAACTATCTACACCGTAAAATTTAATATGTTAGTGATAATACCATCTTTACAACCaaacattaaaaatattttaagacTCCAGTAAAACTTTCATTTCATCTCCTAATAAATGTTCCATACAAAATAATGATACTATACAATTTGTTTGATATGAATGTTCCACGAAAATTAATGATGCTATACTATTTGCTTGATATGAAGCATGTGCttaaggaaatatttttgtagCAAATGCTCATGATATATTGCATTGCATTTTCCAAAAGTTGTCTCTATATTGAGAGAATGATGAAGGAACATGAATTATATCAAACATTAGCTTATTCAGTATCAAAATATATGGGGCAATGCATATGCAAAAATCGACTTCCTGTTAAGGCTCTCTCTTTATTATTGTCGGGCATTTGTGGTAATTGAAACTTTTTACTCTTCCTACCATTCCACAGGCTTTGTCTATTAGCCTAACACTGTCTAAAGCCAAAGTTGAGGCAGTAAAGGGACAGGTCAACCGCGGAGAGCTGATAAATTCAGCTATTCAAACCAGCATGGTAGCCTGCACTAATctgttcccaatatcaaaaatCGCGGAAACCCCTGAAATAGCAGTGTTATCCATAGTTATCCCAAAATCCCTCGGAATGAAACTTTGACTAGTCAACTCTACATCAAAAAGCTTGGAACTTTGTGGATTAGGCTACAAAAATGACGGAGGACTAATATGCGACTGAATCAAACCAGTGACTCCTTGAACAACCTTATCACTCTTGTAGTGATAAACCTCTAGTGAACTGCCACATAACATAGTTAtaccaaattaaaaatattaactaaaaaatAATACATAAGACGAAAAGATCAGAAGACTAACAATACACAATAATTAAATGACAAATCATTTAATAACgtattaaattaaattatgaaaAAGTTCTTTGTACACTACATTTCTAGTTTCATTTGTTATTTGTCCATCATCATCATAAACTATAATCTTTAACCCTTTTCTACTTGTCACCCGTGAAGAGCAACATACAACTGTCCATGTATAAATACTGATTTCTTCAAAAATAATCCAACATGAGACAACGACTGGCCTTGACTTTTATTAATTGTCATGGCAAAAGACACCACAATTGGAAATTGTCGTCGATGAAACTTAAAAGGTATTCTCGCATCAGATGGAGTCAACGTCATTCTTGGAATAAATACTTTTTCTCCAATGGATGAGAACACTCAAAAGCAGCACCAGAAGTCTAAACCAATGTTAGTATTAGAAGTGCTAAAAAATATGAAACAATGGAAATAAAATAACATACCTCTACTACACCTTCTTTCAAGGTATCAGCAGACTTTTCAATGAGTTTTGTTTCCTCACGATCccaaagaaacaaaaaaatagaGCCAGTTCCATCAATTACTCGAACCTGAAGCCTGTATCTGATAACTTCTTTAAGTTAAAACCTTTTTTTAACTTAAATTTATGTTCTAACAATCTTTAATTAAGCATAGATTACAGTCAAACCTTTTCAGAGCAGACTGATCAACACGTTCACATTTCTTACAGTAAAATTTATTTTCAGTTTTATTAACTTTCTTCGAACATTTTTTGCACCCTACATGTGACCATCCCCTTTCAAGTTCTAAATTTACTACAGTAGCAACAATCCAGATTTGTCCTTCCtgtaaaaaaaaaatccaaaatattatATAAGATGACAGATCTATATTTGTTAGTTATGGTTTGTCTAAAGAACATTTTACTTACCTGCATGAAATCAATTAATTCTCCAATATTTTTAACTTCCACATTTCTAACAGCCAGTTCTTCAGAAACAGAATAACTGCATTGAGAAGTTGTTTGACTAATCCCCTCAAAGTTAACTTCACGCCCACTTCCTAATCTGCGTTTATCCAAATTTGTATTAGTTCTAAATATGCTAAGAAAAATTATgtaatacatatataaatttaatattatatataaaaaaccTGGATATAAATTAAGCAACTTATGGAAGATCAGGATTAATCCAAAGCTTCGAGGAATGTCAAGTATTACGCACAGAATATTTGCCTACATATAAAATTAACTTTAATTTAAATACACACACAAATAGAAGTCAAATATAAATATTATGATATGATTACCTTGAAATTTGTAAGCTTTTATGAGCTGCATAACTACTATGACACGTTGATTGGGTGATCCATCAAGTGGGGCAAGATTTCATCTATAAATTCTCCCCAAAATGTTGCTGAAATATTGTTCCTCTTATATGTCAAATACACAAATTAATAATGAGAAAAATAATAGTAATTGAATCTATAGATAATTCAATTCTTGGTTGCAAGCGTACTCCTGATCCTCAAGCTCCAAGTTCATAAAGGTACTTGTTTTACCACCTTGATTGTACGATTCTATGTTACCATGATCAATAACTTCTCCTATGACATCTGCCACATTTAAATAAATAGTTATAGATAAGGTGATAAAACATTCAACAAAAAATAGCGAAAGGTAAAACAATTACCGAAAAGTTCATTCTCATCAACCTCAAGTTGATTTGTTAGATGCTCATAAGGCTTAAAGTTGAAGATATTCAAACTAAACTATGGATCACTAATTTCATCCACACTCGTCCTATGAGCAAATGTCAGTTTCAATTTATGCTTGCTGGTCTTAATTTTCAGATTGTTTGGTCCAACCATAAAGTTTTTCATAACGTAtaatcccatttcatgtatttttgttttgaaaatacgCATAACAGCTCTTCCAATAGTTGCATAAATTCGATCTCCCTAAAATAAAAAATGTGGAAAGAAATTTAAGTTAGTAAGACGCATAAGTTAAAGAAAATACATCACAACTCGAAAAAAATaacaacatataaagaagtaTGCAACTTTTCATcgtgaataattaattcaattgaATTAAAATTTTCTGGTTTCTCGCAGTCTGGAATGTGCCATAATCTAACAACAcgaactttcaaatttcaactcATTTTGGACATCAATATTTCGCTAATATAGTTATAGTTTGGAGCCATACTTTGTAGAAGTTTGTGTGGAAGCGAAACCCTAGGCAATGTAAAGAAGTCAATCCTAAAAAAAAGTTGCTTAAATAAAGATTTCTAAGGAAAGACTATcatagtaaataaatttttgagtatatgaaatcctaatatttaaaaacgGCATGTGTAAATCAATTTGTATGTGTGAGTTCTGAAGAAATGATACGAATATGTCTTTCTTTTTTTGTCATTACGAATCttttattttttaacttttgacatttttaattttcaaagtttTTTTTGTGGTTAACCACCAAACCttaatttttcttatttttttcctttgtcttcttgTTCGTTTTTAAATACtatttcttttaatataatataaatgtaggatacaaaatatttatttaattatttctttgtTAAAAAAGAATActtaccataactgaattatacacaaaatttaattaaagatacataTAATAATATATATTGTTTGCAAATAAGGTCAGATATAAAGCTTAtactaaatatagaattattatcaacttaaaattaatgtgtaagatacaaaacgaaattttaattgattctttctcaaaaaaggatacctaccataattgaattatacacaaaatttaattaaagataccaaaactcataaataaaaaatatttatttaattatttctttcttaCAAAAAGAATAACTACCaaaactgaattatacacaaaatttaagtAAAGATAcatataataatgtatattgttcgcaaataaggtcagatatAAAGCTTatacaaaatataaaattattatttcaacttaaaattaatgtataagatacaaaataaaattttaattgattctttctcaaaaaaggatatctataataattgaattatacacaaaatttaattaaagataccaaaactcataaacaaaaaatatttatttagttatttctttcttaaaaaagaataactaccataactgaattatacataaAATTTAATTAAACATGCCTATAATAATATATATTGTtcgcaaataaggtcagatacaaagcttatactaaatatagaattattatttcaacttaaaattaatgtgtaagatacaaaacgaaattttaattgattctttctcaaaaaaagatacctaccataactgaattatacacaaatttaattaaagatacctatagttATAGTATATTTGTTTGCTTAATGAAAGTTGCAACCATtaaatatttttctatttataacccaaattTTTtgtgttgtcttaaaattgccaagtgacttcattttagcttgtcatTTGGCTTAACCACATAGCAAACTAcactccttttaatataatatagataaatacgGGTGACTGAAATAttaggaaaatgaaaagaatCATCTTGCATTTGCTGTCTCTTCTGAGTTTAGATCTCAATCTCCTCTGATTTTCACTTACTTTATTAACCGTTAGGCTAGACTACTTCAAGCCTCTTTCTTTTGACTGCAATCCTTAAACTGAAATTTCTTGTATGACAAAATCCATAAATGCAATTTAGCCAATTCTGGATCAGCATAATGACAGCTGAGAAACACATCTATTATTCACTAACTTGTAACCTCCAACAAGATTAAAGGCTCAATGTGAACAATTGACCTAATAGACAACATGACAAGCTCTTAGGTTTGAAATCCTTATCAAGCTTCCAAAAGTGGGGATTAGTTAAAACAAAATTGTCAAAATGCCAAAATAGAGGAACCACCaatttcaagaaataatcactaaCCAAGAAATGCACCAATAAGATTTTATATTAGAAGTAAGACCATTCACACACATCATTAATATAACAAATCAAACTACGGATGCAGCAGATAGGGCTGCTCTTCCCTTAACTAGACGCCGCGGGTTCAAGCCTTAGAAATGAAAAAATCCTTGGTAGGAAGCGCTTCTCTCCGAATGAGGCCTTACGCGGCGCGACTCCTAATATAGTTGGGCTCCAATGCGGGTACCGGACACCAGACAggaatcaaaaaaaatatatatatataacaaatcaAAATCCTTCAGTAAGCCAAACCTTTTCCGATCACGTCTCTTCTGAAGGTTTATTAAAAAAGTTTAAGTAGTATACATTAACTGCGTAAAAAGAAATTTTACATAATCAGATCccccaaaaaataataacaaaaaaatcCATAATTAGGTGAGATTagtaatttaaaaaaattatgcaaTTACAAGTTGAGTTACAACATGTTAAATAAACTAGTAACATAAAAATACTTTGTACTATCAATGTATATATACTTCTAATCATTATTAAAATACTTGGACATGGGAATCTTGAGAAACCATCTTAATACTAAATTCATAATTAAGACATGATCTCACAAGCCGCCGCGATTAATTGGCCGACTAAACCAAGAAATTAGCTAGTCAAAGTTGGATGGCTCTAGGAATTGAGAAAAATACTACTAGTATATCTAATGGCCTTTTCTTTTGACAGAGAAATGTTTCTAACAAGAAACTACTTGAATATTTGACCATTCCAAGGTTCATTATTATTCTTCAAAAATGTAGAAAACATCACGAATCAAGTCAAATGTAGGTCAAGACAATTGTCACAAGAACCAAACATAGGACAATAACAACTTATTGCTAGTTGCTATCAACACAAATGAAAGGCCAGATTTGACTGTACAGTAATCAAGAAAGTAAACATCTGTGCATAAAAGTATCAATTTTGACGCGGATTTTCTGCAGCAAATTGCTACATGATTGGTCAACGAGGTGTTGAATCCATTACCAAAAGAACAAAGCATAATATGATCAAGAATGTATATTTACAGACACTGGTAATAATCAACTTTTGCTAATTAACCATACCTAAAACCTAGAAGAGTAAATAGGAATATACAATGGATGACAGAACTATAGCTAGTGATTTCAAGAGTAGGATCTAACCAAACCAAAGTTACAAAAGGATCTGGACTTAAACAAACCACCAAAAAGAAACCTAGTTGGAGATTCTTGTTGAACTGGATTTAACTCTTCAGGATTGCCTTTAACTCGAAGTATCGTTTGTCCTATTGTTTGTCGAACTGATTCAATGATCTTAGCATCGACAGGATACCCTGATGAATCGCTAACGTAGAATGTATTTAGAGCTTTGCCTGCTCTTGTTGTTACTTCAGCTCGGGTGACAGTAAGGCTATTCTCGCGGAATATTCTAGTAACATCAGATAGCAGCCCTACTCTGTCTGTGGTACATAATTCTAGCTTCAATCCCTGAacacatacaaggaaaaatgATCCTATTAGAACTGAAATCCAAAGCCAACAAGACAAGAAAAATGATGTATAAAATTGTCAAATATTATGTCCAATGAGAATAGGTCCAAAACCTAAACTAATATGACTCAGGGCacttaattaaattgtaaaataagACAACAGGAGAGACATAATCAGACAACAAATAGACAATTAAACAAGCATATTTTAACTCAATAAAACAATTAAACACAGTAGGATTCCctcctttctttttttcctttggcCTAAGAGACTTATTAGTTATTATATGAAGGAGCTAAGCTAGAACTAAATAACTGAACCTAAAAAGATGTCTAAAATAAGTAAATCAGAGTTATAACCTCAGATACTCTTCTTTCTATTGCTGCTTCAAGACATTGAATCACTCTTTGTCTTTCCGCATCTGATTTCACAGGGGATCCATCGATATGCCTTATACAGTATTCCTTGAAATGCAACAAGAGTTTATCATTTAGTCCACAAACACAGATATAGTAAATTCGGGTAGGGGTAAAGCGATAAAACAATAAGAAATTTCTGAAATACATAGGAAAGTGTAGTACCTGGTAAGCTTCTGGTCCTTCAGTATCGACGTTGCCATGGAAAACCACGTACTGCATATCCGTCAAAGTGCAAATCGTATCAAACAGCAGTTTCGGTCTATCCTTGCACCGAATTGTCACTACTGAATAGTCCTTATCTTGCCAATTAACAACATTTACGTTCGGCCTTTCTTTATCATCCGATCCGTCACCTGTTGCACGTTCATAGTCCCGATCAGCAAACATCAACTGATGAAGCCTTCTTTCGGTATGAGTGACCCCGTGAGAAACCAACGTCTTAGCATCTCTTGATTTATTGCTACCCCTAAGTACATTACATAACAGTTTCTTGACCATAGTCAACCTCTCGGGGTCAGAAACTGCACCCCCATTTTCGTCATCAGTAACTTGCATTATAGCTGCTGCTCGGGTGTTATGTGTCCACACTTCAGCATTCACCACATTACATCTAAGGTTGGTAAGGACAGCACTTACTTCAGATAGTAAACCTGGTCTATCACTTCCAATTAACTCAATTGATGTGTGGTCCATTCCTGTAGTAACCCCAACTGATCTTCTCATAGAAGAGGCAAAACAAGACTCTGGACCAAGTGACTGAAAATTTAAACACCCCCCAAAAAAGCAGTCAGCATCAGTCTTAACAAAtataaagggcagcccggtgcactaagatCCCGCTATGCACGGGGTccagggaagggccggaccacaagagtctatGGTACGCAGCCGtaccctacatttctgcaagaggctgtttcgaACTCgtaacctcctggtcacatggaggcaactttaccagttacgccaaggctccctttTCATCCGTATTAATAGATATAAGCAAAAAATCTCAAATTGCACACAGACTACAACTCACCTTCATTATATAATCCAAGATTGGTTCTTCTGTAATTTTATTCCCTTCTTGATTAGTGACATTGAACACTGCCAACAGAAGACAACTCATGTAAATTCCTTTTTCCAAATTGAAAGTAAAAATGCTATATTAAATGAggtaaaaaaggtaaaaaattcTTACCATCCATGAACCAACCACCATCTGAGCAAATATAAGCCTTGGTAATAATAAGGTTAAGATCAGTAAGAATTTGTACCACCTCAAGAAGTATACCACGTTTGTTAGCACTATCCACCTGAATCAAGAAACCAAAGATTCACAAAATTAGAAAATATCCCATCAAATTAAAATTTCAGAGTAAATCAAGACAACACAAAAACAAATACATTACCTGTATAACAGTAGCATTTTTGCAAGATTCATTGTCAATTACCACTCTGACAGAAATAACCAATGAAGTTGGAGTAAATGCCGTGAATATTAAGATTGAAGTGACAGTTAaagattataaaaaaaaatagcccgttgcactaagctcccgctatgcacggGATCCAAAGGGAAGGCAGGACCACAAGTACGCAGTCTTCCCCTTCCGctattttcacggctcgaacccgtgagcAGGTGACACCAGCTTTACCAGTTATGCCAAGGAGTTAaagaaataaataataataataataataataataataataataataataataataataataataataataaccagTACCTTGGTGGATTCATTCTTCTAATGAATTTTTCATATTCATCATCCATTATATTCTGAGAATAGCTCACTGTAGCTTCTGAGtaataggaaaaagaaaacacAGAAAATCTCAGCTAAATAAAGAGAATCAGTATTACCAATCACAAAGAAGATACTAGAACCTAAAAGTGAAGCAAgtaattaacaatattaaaaataaaactaagTAATTAAGAATTAAGACTAGCCCCAAAAAAAGACATAGCAACAAACACTTCAAAAATTGTAAAACATTTCAAAACACATacaaaaaaacataaaacatacACAAATATCAAAATCCACCAAATCCcacaacacaaaaacaaaaacaaaaacaactgaaaatttttccttttttcttttctttcaaaagtcAGAACTCAAGAGAACATGAGTTGGAACAAAAGAACAAGATGACCCACAAAAAACACAAAGACACATAtgttttcaaattaaaaaaaaaacaatattttTGGACCCCCATATGAAATCATAAGCTTTGGGAAGAACCAAAGAACATAGAAAGgaacagaaaaagagaaaagggggaAAAAGAGCAGAAATGGGACGTACCCATTTTTACAATTTCTGAGGATTGGTGGTGAATTGGGTCAGCGAGATTTTCTTGATTCTCTAAAAACAAGAGGGGTCTAAGGCTTATGACTTATGACTTATCAGAAACCTCTCTCCGACCAACGATATGGAAAGTGAATCTTGACCAGCCCCCCTATTATATAGTACTAATACTCTAGTACTAGTagaatcaaaaataaaattttatttaatacTAGTATctaaatacatacatatactataattgtttttattttttccttataTGTAACACACCAAAATAAACAAGGTCACTATTGCGTTGGGATATGTAAGATTTTTATACTTTTAATCAGAGATAGTGAGTTTGAgttcctaaaaataaaaataaaatcgaGTTGAGAGGTTTCCCCTTTAAAGGTTTTACTCGCTGCGAATTCGAATTAGTCAGAATTCTAATATTGATATAAGACAGTGggtgaaaaacaaaaagaaaaaatctaaaACTTGTAACCTTCTAAAAGGCCATACATAGGGCGGAGCTATCATTATAGATGCGGGTAAGGTCAAATCCATTAACTTTAGTTTAAATTTTGTAATTGTCTtagtaaatttatttaatatgTATAGATTATCAATTCAGAACAAAATAACTTAAAAGGTCTAAAATTTTGTGAACTCAATAAACTTTAAATTTTGGTTCCGCCTTTATTTTTTACCATACACATCTCAACATTTTATATAAAATactttgctttctttttcccctttccTTCACATGCATAAGAAaaagcttcttttttttttcaatttgtgTGTGTATTTAAGAAACTCTCACTTTCTAGTTTCAGTTTCTCTTCAAAATTCAGGTTTCAGTACTTAAAAAGAAAAGTTCCCTAAATGAAGAGAACCAAattttggggggaggggggggggaggggggagataGGAGGTGACTCGGCGTACTTTAACGTTTGGTCAGTGAAGTTAGGTGAGTGAGGGGGGCAGGGTCGAGCTAAAATGCGCTGGCAGTAAAATGCACTAATTTATAGTACTACATTCTAGGGTCAATTTTCATAAAGTCAAAAAGATGCCTCCAAGGTTTGTGGAAATTTAGTATCAAtgaaataatagaaaaaaaagaatatTATGTTCGTTATTTATATCAAGTCAAATTAATAAATATATGATATGTGATTGttatataaaattaattattaatcataattaattaatataCACTTGAACTGGAATTTGTAAATATGAAAGTTAGGAGTACGCAATGTTTATTAACTTATCGGCACATGATGGTCGACGTAACAATAATGACATTCGTTGATAAGCTAACACGGATGATTCGCTTTCATATCTTGTTCTTCCCCTGCTTCAATTGGTCTAAAGTTTTTTTTACTAGAAAAATGACATTTAACTTCCAACTCCTATCTTTTATAACGGCTGTCCCATTAAATTTCTTTTGGAAATGAATTCTTGATTGGTTTACTGCTTCTATTTTCTTTCTTAGTTAAGCTAATCTTAAATTAGAAGAAAAATTGATTAAAGGAAAGTGATTAATTCTTATGATATCTAATGGGGTCACATGACCTTTGATTTTTAGTCcatcattttttcttaaattgcACGTGACCCTTTGATATAATGATGATGGCTAGTGAAGATAATACTCATTAGTATGAGATATGGTTAATTTTGTTGGATCCTAAACAAAGAACTAACAGAAATTTTGGATTGCGTAAACGTACTCTAATTAATACAGTAACTTGTTATTTGTGAACAATATAATAATCTCAACTTTcaatactccctccggttcatAATAAGTGACCGTTTCCTTTTAGCATGTCCATTAAGAATATGCTAAATCCTATACAAAAGTacctagtatgactaaactacccttaataAATATTGGTCACGTAGTTATAGTGAGGAGtgagaaaactttttagggatatgcaCATAAGGGtaaaatagtaaaaacaaattgaattttttcttgattacctAACtagacacttattttgaaccaaaataaaaaagtaaaccgatcacttattgtgaaccggagggagtagtaCATATACACCAGGTACAAGTCGGAAATACTTGCTTGTATCCAATGTTTGTACCAACTATTAATTTAACCttaaaataatcaagaaatacGTATTATTTGATCATGAATAAGTGTTAAAAACTAATAGTACAATTAATAGCACATATCGTGTATTAATTTGATATAAACGTTGGAGGAGAATAAATTTTTTTAAGGTCTAAGCCCTCAACACAGTCCGTCCATGACATGACATAGTCAAACCATTTGAAATATATTGGAATcgtataaaagaaaaaggaagaaaaaatgaGAGAAGTAGGAAACTCGAAGAAAATGAGGCGGATCCAAGTTAAACTCTATTGATTTAACCATTAACGTTCTTAGtactcattatatttttaaagttataggTTCATATCTATTATTTATTGTGATTTATTGAATTTTTACTCATAAATTTATACTCTGCTTTGAAAGTACTGACTGAGTTGAACTCGATAACTCTAAGCTCCATCCACCCTTGAGGCAGAGGGGCATAAGAAGAATATTTATTCTCCCACATGTTTGATTTTAacatacaaaaaataaaagaacaatGTATTCGTATATGCAGGAGTAtcttttttcctttatttgtaAATTAGATCCATTAGGTTTAAGTAAAGGTATACTGAGCTAAACTAACATAGAACACGCGCACTGCATGGGAGATATCCCAGTTAGCTAGTTCATATggattttatcttttttttagtTCTATTATTGGAAGAAATAGCAAAAAAAACAATAGTTCGATATACAATGCATTTCGAATACATAAAAGGTTCAGGAAAAATATAATTGAACTTGGGAATAAATATTTGTATAAAAGACATATAATAAAAAAGTTACTATATTCATGTGTAAGTAAAGAAATATGTTTAATGGATTTGAGTGCGAGCACATGGTTTAAGCAGGGGCAATAGGTCAATATATGACTGCACATACATATAAGCATGTCTTACGGGGCATACTTGTTGCCCTTATTGTCTCCTCTACCTTTGCACATGCTTTCCTCTGCCAACCCATATTTCCCCTTAACCCAtccctctttctttttttttttttttttttttttaatattaatattttttttttcatgaaTTTTTATTTGTGCAAGAAATGTCTATATATTCATAGGTGGATTAGCTTCTCAGATACTCCATTTGTTAGGTAGCAAAGAACCACACATAAAGTTATTTAAAAAGGGCAGATCGGTCGACAAGGTATCTCGCGTTCATATAAGCAGAGACGGATCCACCTCCCCATCCACGGGTTCATGTGAATCCAATAAATTTTATCCAAATAGTGTAAATGTGTTTGAAAAATTTACTAAATATCTATAAATGTTTGAACGTGAACCCACTTACTATTAAAAATTTACTCGAGATCGTTGCAGAACTCATAAATATTAAATCTTGAATTGGCCTCTGCATGTAGAGTTAATTCACGGAAGAGGTGCATCCCAAGGGATGTGATGTAGACCATCTACCATTATacaagcattagtggctgcttTCACGGCTCGATTCCCTGACTTATAGGTCACACGCAGACAATTTTATTGTTTCTCTAAGGCTACCCTTCAACCATATAGGTTTGAACTCGATATCTACGCTGGTGGAAGGTAGCAAGTATTCCAGGATGACACaattattataaaaaataaaaaaataaaagagttgGGGTATGGTGTTATTCTGCAACATGCTTGATACGATAACTTAAATTCTGAATTTGTCTGCTTAAATGTACCATATATCTACAATTACTATCCAGACTCAACTTTTGAAAAAGGAAGAAATAATTGGCTCTCACTTTCTTCACCAGATTATTTGTCCATCTTCACAATTTGaggcttttttattttattttatagaaGTTactatatctttttcagtcaatTAATCTAGTTATTTTACTATTAGCAAATGTATTTGacgtttaatacatatatatattttataacatTTTTTGGGCTAAAAGATACACATCAAGTAAGATTTGATTAAATTTAAGCCATCTCGGGAGACTTGTAATGTAACATATAATTATGCATAGATCCAGATAAGCTAGTG
Coding sequences within:
- the LOC104232494 gene encoding ACT domain-containing protein ACR4 encodes the protein MEATVSYSQNIMDDEYEKFIRRMNPPRVVIDNESCKNATVIQVDSANKRGILLEVVQILTDLNLIITKAYICSDGGWFMDVFNVTNQEGNKITEEPILDYIMKSLGPESCFASSMRRSVGVTTGMDHTSIELIGSDRPGLLSEVSAVLTNLRCNVVNAEVWTHNTRAAAIMQVTDDENGGAVSDPERLTMVKKLLCNVLRGSNKSRDAKTLVSHGVTHTERRLHQLMFADRDYERATGDGSDDKERPNVNVVNWQDKDYSVVTIRCKDRPKLLFDTICTLTDMQYVVFHGNVDTEGPEAYQEYCIRHIDGSPVKSDAERQRVIQCLEAAIERRVSEGLKLELCTTDRVGLLSDVTRIFRENSLTVTRAEVTTRAGKALNTFYVSDSSGYPVDAKIIESVRQTIGQTILRVKGNPEELNPVQQESPTRFLFGGLFKSRSFCNFGLVRSYS